The following DNA comes from Dehalococcoidia bacterium.
TAAGCATCCTCGGTCACAATAGTGATCCATTCACGCTCGTACACAGGAGTGCAGTCTGGGTCAGTCTTTCCACTTCATGGCAGACTTCTGGCATCGTATATTGAAGTGGTATACATGGGGTTTCCGTCCAGTCCTCGAAGACATCCAAGTCACACGAGAGGCACCTCCTGATCGGGCTTGGGCCAATCATCATGCTAGCCAAGCAGTACAATACCAGCCATCATCCCCATAGAAACCTGATCCGGTGTCGTTTCTTGGGTAATGATGTTAGCCTTCCATCCAACCGTTTTGCACAGTTCGAGAAAGTTGACCCCAATCCCAGAAATAGAAGGTCGTGCAGTATCCGCAAAGGGACACTTCTCTTTTCCCTCTAATACTACACATCGAACCTGATCATGGCAAAATATCTCTTTACATGAACCACCGGCCAGACCCTTGGCGTTGGCGTAACCACTCACCTGGGCCAAGTGCTCAATGTTTGAAGACAGCTCATGAATCACTCTGGCCACATCACGGCGATCTTCCCCCATGAGCATTGCGATGGGAACATCAATCTTGAACACAAGGGCATACTCGTACTTAGACAGAAGCGATCTGAATTCACTGGGTTTCATGGAATGAGGCGGGCAGCTTGGGGCCAAGCCATAACTGGGACACTGGGGAGCGGAACACATGTCAGCAAACCGATCCTCAACCACGATTGACCGGGATGGAATCACTCTTGCATCACTTGCCCCGAACTCAATGAGCTTCTCAGCGAATTCCTGTGGGGAAGGATGCATTAACTCCATTGGTATGTTGTGTGGTGTGGCTTTGGTGACTGTCCAACAATATCATCATACCATACCGGCGATTCTCCGAACCCTTCATGTATGCAAGCAAGAATTCTGGATACCTTTCTATTCTACTGGAAACCCTTCGTCTTTGGCA
Coding sequences within:
- a CDS encoding DUF2284 domain-containing protein is translated as MELMHPSPQEFAEKLIEFGASDARVIPSRSIVVEDRFADMCSAPQCPSYGLAPSCPPHSMKPSEFRSLLSKYEYALVFKIDVPIAMLMGEDRRDVARVIHELSSNIEHLAQVSGYANAKGLAGGSCKEIFCHDQVRCVVLEGKEKCPFADTARPSISGIGVNFLELCKTVGWKANIITQETTPDQVSMGMMAGIVLLG